The Paenibacillus macerans genome includes a window with the following:
- a CDS encoding DUF4179 domain-containing protein, whose amino-acid sequence MPDTKIEMNLKSEMTWSLNQLTAPESLRDFARNIALHSENNKVPSLPKKRKPLFIGLAAGAAAVSILFVSAEISPAFASMLKQIPGISVAADWLDAIRSQDGVENAAAHKYTPFEPVIQQFGDMKVSLADVYLTSDKLMYKAFIQTDGIKDHLAQNPDGSLTLDRTADHYAVQNLDFEMIEGSGSEDIITDQETGEPILVISEIMELDPEEVQAFLKGNPDTLSFKLFVGDDSSGREDREYDMNVPFAPSELVEDWFIQAKQQIKVAGDPDIGGLVLDNIKITPLNTYAELRLDNSKDYRLDLDLAGDGGHDVIRLTDNNGKVYPLDTYRTKYQPVNDKFQPGVIELTFNSSPFFDETVNSLTLHVDAVEISDWTGSDTFTLSLNEDLPKPIRFKGKEMTITQARYEDGWLKLKVLQKAENRMSIHFEIPSLRPDKEKSPELWKEYYGEKADLRKELIIPSEGKEEYELSFLVPKQDTYEIRMMRETDPVPVDKTLEIDLEP is encoded by the coding sequence ATGCCGGATACAAAGATTGAAATGAATTTGAAAAGTGAGATGACGTGGTCGCTGAACCAGTTAACGGCCCCAGAATCGCTGAGGGATTTTGCCCGGAATATCGCGTTACATAGTGAGAACAACAAGGTGCCCTCCCTTCCGAAAAAAAGAAAGCCTTTATTTATTGGGTTAGCCGCAGGGGCGGCCGCCGTTTCAATCTTGTTCGTTTCGGCGGAGATATCTCCGGCGTTTGCCAGCATGCTCAAGCAAATCCCCGGCATTTCGGTCGCCGCCGACTGGCTGGACGCAATCCGCAGCCAGGACGGGGTAGAAAACGCCGCCGCTCATAAGTACACTCCCTTTGAACCGGTGATTCAGCAGTTCGGGGATATGAAGGTAAGCCTGGCGGACGTCTATCTGACCAGCGATAAACTGATGTACAAGGCGTTTATTCAAACGGATGGAATCAAAGACCATCTCGCCCAAAATCCCGATGGCAGCTTGACGCTCGACAGAACGGCCGACCATTATGCTGTACAAAACTTGGACTTCGAGATGATTGAAGGGAGCGGCAGCGAGGACATTATCACCGATCAGGAAACGGGAGAGCCGATTTTGGTTATTTCGGAAATCATGGAACTGGACCCGGAAGAAGTTCAGGCGTTTCTCAAGGGAAATCCCGACACTTTAAGTTTTAAACTCTTTGTGGGCGATGACTCTTCAGGCCGTGAGGACCGGGAGTATGATATGAATGTACCGTTTGCCCCGTCCGAATTAGTGGAAGACTGGTTCATTCAGGCAAAACAGCAGATTAAGGTTGCTGGCGACCCGGATATCGGGGGATTGGTGCTGGACAATATCAAGATTACTCCTCTGAATACCTACGCCGAACTGCGGCTGGATAACAGCAAAGACTATAGGCTCGATCTTGATTTGGCCGGAGACGGAGGGCACGATGTCATACGATTAACGGATAATAACGGCAAGGTGTATCCCCTGGACACCTATCGGACCAAATATCAGCCCGTGAACGATAAGTTTCAGCCGGGCGTAATCGAGTTGACATTTAACTCCTCCCCGTTTTTTGACGAGACGGTGAACAGTTTGACGCTTCATGTCGACGCTGTGGAAATATCGGACTGGACGGGAAGCGATACGTTTACGCTAAGCTTGAACGAAGACCTGCCGAAACCGATCCGTTTTAAAGGCAAGGAAATGACGATTACGCAGGCGCGGTATGAAGACGGTTGGTTAAAGCTTAAAGTACTGCAAAAAGCGGAGAATCGCATGAGCATCCATTTTGAAATTCCTTCGTTGCGCCCGGATAAAGAGAAGTCCCCTGAGCTTTGGAAAGAGTATTACGGGGAAAAAGCGGACTTAAGAAAGGAACTGATTATTCCGTCCGAGGGGAAAGAGGAGTACGAATTGTCCTTTTTGGTCCCAAAACAGGATACCTACGAAATTCGCATGATGCGGGAGACGGATCCCGTTCCGGTGGATAAGACGCTTGAGATTGATTTAGAGCCATGA
- a CDS encoding RNA polymerase sigma factor produces MQEEQEWIERCRNGDREAFYKLVEPLLDRVYSASAAILRSSHLAEDAVQNALIEAYRAIMNGKEIRNFTGWFKHLCAMRAIDLARKRSRLNRMTEGLEHLEPVDQGAQPIDALLKKEEQHSLLSQVMSLDIQHRSVVLLFYYQEMSIEEIAATLGVKEGTVKSRLHRARHKLLKLYQSNGNRKVMMNAGYKD; encoded by the coding sequence ATGCAAGAGGAACAAGAGTGGATAGAGCGCTGCAGGAACGGCGATCGGGAGGCGTTTTACAAGCTGGTCGAACCGCTGCTGGACCGGGTATACAGCGCGTCCGCCGCGATATTGCGCTCGTCGCATCTGGCGGAAGATGCCGTCCAGAACGCCTTGATCGAGGCTTACAGGGCCATTATGAACGGCAAGGAAATCCGCAATTTTACCGGCTGGTTCAAGCATCTGTGCGCCATGAGAGCGATCGATCTGGCGCGGAAGCGTTCGCGGCTGAACAGGATGACGGAGGGGTTGGAGCATTTGGAGCCAGTGGATCAGGGGGCGCAGCCGATCGACGCCCTATTGAAAAAAGAGGAACAGCACAGCCTGCTCTCCCAGGTGATGTCGCTGGACATTCAACATCGTTCGGTGGTCCTGCTTTTTTACTATCAGGAAATGTCCATCGAGGAGATTGCGGCCACGCTCGGCGTGAAGGAAGGAACGGTAAAATCCCGGCTCCATCGCGCCCGGCACAAACTGCTCAAGCTTTATCAATCTAACGGAAACAGGAAGGTGATGATGAATGCCGGATACAAAGATTGA
- a CDS encoding GIY-YIG nuclease family protein encodes MKDKLGNLPSSPGVYLMKDGNGGILYVGKSKNLQQRVRSYFYPSAPHSNKIKRLVNNVKDLEIRVTDTEFEALMLECRLIREWKPVYNKKMKNPLAYVYIAIRPGNGFRRIEVTHHPGSGEAGEVWFGPYTASKNTVLEAVREIQECLQIACARSSVGQAPCLNYSLGLCRGMCLGGEAVREYERIVDRFIALLAGSDRSIYEVMEQEMAAAAERYDFEAAARYRDSLQAVSLLLNKEKMIQFTVQNRSLAIVEALDDQTFKLFLVKRNRVLFREKYHVADTAAEQLRAEITEAMLGCFGAEKTRPSSALARDEIDEAQIIYSYLQSSACRHLTVPEEWIEARDRLRIASALDNILPRP; translated from the coding sequence ATGAAGGACAAGCTGGGAAATCTGCCGTCATCGCCGGGAGTCTACTTGATGAAAGACGGGAACGGGGGGATTTTGTACGTCGGCAAGTCAAAAAATTTGCAGCAGCGGGTCCGGTCTTATTTTTATCCTTCCGCACCCCATTCCAATAAAATCAAAAGGCTGGTCAACAACGTCAAGGACCTGGAAATACGGGTGACCGATACCGAATTCGAAGCGTTAATGCTGGAATGCCGGTTAATTCGCGAATGGAAGCCGGTATACAACAAAAAAATGAAAAACCCGCTCGCTTATGTTTATATCGCCATCCGGCCGGGAAACGGCTTCCGCCGCATTGAAGTCACCCATCATCCGGGCAGCGGGGAGGCCGGGGAGGTGTGGTTCGGCCCCTATACGGCCAGCAAAAACACCGTTCTGGAGGCGGTCCGGGAGATTCAGGAGTGTCTGCAAATCGCCTGCGCCCGGTCTTCCGTCGGCCAAGCCCCCTGCTTGAATTATTCGCTTGGGTTATGCCGGGGCATGTGCCTCGGAGGTGAAGCGGTCCGGGAATACGAGCGGATTGTCGACCGCTTCATCGCCCTGCTGGCGGGAAGCGACCGCAGTATATACGAGGTTATGGAACAAGAGATGGCGGCGGCGGCCGAACGGTATGATTTTGAAGCCGCGGCCAGGTACAGGGATTCGCTTCAAGCGGTAAGCCTGCTGTTGAATAAGGAAAAAATGATCCAATTCACCGTGCAAAACCGCAGCCTCGCCATCGTTGAAGCGTTGGACGATCAGACGTTCAAGCTGTTTCTGGTGAAGCGGAATCGCGTGCTTTTCAGGGAAAAGTATCATGTTGCCGATACGGCGGCAGAGCAACTGCGGGCCGAGATCACGGAGGCGATGCTCGGCTGCTTCGGAGCGGAGAAGACGCGGCCCTCCAGCGCGCTTGCCCGCGATGAAATCGATGAAGCGCAGATCATTTACAGCTATCTGCAGAGCAGCGCCTGCCGGCATCTGACCGTTCCGGAGGAATGGATCGAAGCGCGGGACCGTTTGCGGATCGCCTCGGCATTGGACAATATTCTCCCTCGCCCTTGA
- the fdhD gene encoding formate dehydrogenase accessory sulfurtransferase FdhD: MNWNPQHTEAIIRYRDGTVTAAEDTVVSEQPVTLKINGEEFVTLVCTPEYIEDLVIGYLASEGIIERMDDIMELWLEEAGGFVHVTLKEWNPLHRQLFAKRYVTSCCGASRHGFVYVNDARTAKVLLDRQVQLSFADCFRLMDELQRGAELFHRTGGVHSAALCDAGGILLARSDIGRHNALDKIYGHRLRHGMSPDGQIIAFSGRISSEILLKAAKIGCAVVLSKSAPTALALELAEHLGITTVGFIRGHSCNVYTHPERISGCGPESPLH, translated from the coding sequence ATGAACTGGAATCCCCAGCACACGGAAGCCATCATACGTTACCGCGACGGGACCGTCACTGCGGCGGAAGATACCGTCGTATCCGAACAGCCGGTTACGCTCAAAATCAATGGCGAGGAATTCGTGACCCTCGTCTGCACGCCGGAATACATCGAAGACTTGGTGATCGGTTATCTGGCATCGGAAGGCATTATCGAACGCATGGACGACATCATGGAATTGTGGCTTGAGGAGGCGGGCGGCTTCGTTCATGTGACGTTAAAAGAGTGGAACCCCTTGCACCGCCAGCTGTTCGCCAAGCGTTACGTCACTTCGTGCTGCGGGGCGAGCCGGCACGGGTTTGTGTACGTCAACGACGCGCGGACGGCCAAGGTTTTGCTGGACCGGCAGGTGCAGCTTAGTTTTGCCGACTGTTTTCGGCTTATGGACGAGCTGCAGCGGGGGGCCGAATTGTTTCACCGTACCGGCGGCGTACACAGCGCGGCCCTCTGCGATGCCGGCGGGATCCTGCTCGCCCGCAGCGACATCGGGCGCCATAACGCGCTCGATAAAATTTACGGCCACCGCCTGAGGCATGGCATGAGTCCGGACGGGCAAATCATCGCCTTCAGCGGCAGGATTTCCTCGGAAATCCTGCTCAAGGCGGCGAAGATCGGCTGCGCGGTCGTTTTATCCAAATCCGCCCCCACGGCGCTGGCCCTGGAGCTCGCCGAGCACCTCGGGATCACGACGGTCGGGTTTATCCGCGGTCATTCCTGCAACGTATATACCCATCCGGAGCGGATCAGCGGGTGCGGCCCGGAATCGCCGCTGCATTGA
- the hydE gene encoding [FeFe] hydrogenase H-cluster radical SAM maturase HydE, whose amino-acid sequence MYAEASLNRQELLVVLRHLNPETREQLRALAHRKRLGMYGTKVYLRGLIEFSNICKQNCLYCGLRSANRSLERYRLTPEEIADCCREGYELGYRTFVLQSGEDDWYTAERLVRLVSGIKRRFPDTAVTLSIGERDDETYARLFAAGADRFLLRHETASSRLYRALHPTMSFENRRDRLAALQRIGYQVGAGFMVGLPGQTPEDLAEDLLYLKRLDPDMVGIGPFLPHHATPLKDYPAGTLEATLDMIALTRLLLPAALLPATTAMGTAHPYGREMALQAGANVVMPNLSPLAVRPKYALYDNKICLGDESAQCRFCLERRIASVGLEVDMGRGDSLKSLSGAV is encoded by the coding sequence CTGTATGCCGAGGCTTCTTTAAACCGTCAAGAGCTGCTCGTCGTTCTGCGCCATCTGAACCCGGAGACCCGGGAACAGCTGCGCGCGCTTGCGCACCGAAAACGGCTCGGCATGTACGGGACCAAAGTATATTTGCGCGGACTGATTGAATTTTCGAATATATGCAAACAAAACTGCCTGTATTGCGGACTTCGTTCCGCAAACCGGTCGCTTGAGCGCTATCGGCTGACCCCGGAAGAAATTGCGGATTGCTGCCGGGAAGGGTACGAACTTGGCTATCGGACATTTGTGCTGCAGAGCGGGGAAGACGACTGGTACACGGCGGAGCGGCTGGTTCGCCTCGTCAGCGGGATTAAACGGCGGTTCCCGGATACGGCGGTCACCCTGTCGATCGGGGAACGGGACGACGAGACCTACGCCCGCCTGTTTGCCGCCGGAGCCGACCGGTTTTTGCTGCGCCACGAAACCGCCTCTTCCCGCCTGTATCGGGCCCTGCATCCGACCATGTCGTTTGAGAACCGGCGGGATCGGCTGGCAGCGTTGCAGCGGATCGGCTACCAGGTGGGAGCCGGGTTCATGGTCGGCTTGCCCGGGCAGACGCCTGAGGATTTGGCCGAGGATCTGCTGTATCTCAAACGGCTTGACCCCGATATGGTCGGAATCGGCCCGTTCCTGCCCCATCATGCGACGCCGCTGAAGGATTACCCGGCCGGGACGCTGGAAGCGACGCTCGACATGATCGCCCTGACCCGGCTTTTGCTTCCGGCCGCCTTGCTTCCGGCCACGACCGCGATGGGAACGGCTCACCCTTACGGCCGGGAAATGGCGCTGCAGGCCGGGGCCAACGTGGTTATGCCGAATTTGTCGCCGCTGGCCGTACGCCCGAAATACGCCCTTTACGACAACAAAATTTGTCTGGGCGACGAATCCGCGCAGTGCCGTTTTTGCTTGGAACGGCGGATCGCCTCCGTTGGCCTGGAGGTCGACATGGGCCGCGGCGACAGCCTGAAATCGCTGTCCGGCGCGGTTTGA
- the hydG gene encoding [FeFe] hydrogenase H-cluster radical SAM maturase HydG, translating to MSRVTESEPARFIQDEEIAAALDYGKKAANDHGMVEAILEKAMDCKGLTALEAAVLLYVDDDGIMQRLFAASRQIKERIYGNRIVLFAPLYVSDYCVNHCVYCGYKHSNTEFERHRLTMEEIAKEVSVLESLGHKRIVIEAGEDPRHCDIDYILDCINTAYATKTGNGSIRRINVNIAATTVEEYRLLAGAGIGTYILFQETYHRPSYQHYHPRGPKRDYDWHTTAMDRAMRAGIDDVGIGVLYGLYDYHYETVAMLKHAEHLEETFGCGPHTISVPRLRAAENVHLDNYPYLVSDRDFMKVVAVLRLAVPYTGMILSTREDPELRDEIIKLGISQISAGSATGVGGYAVNKDKDDNPQFQVGDHRSPQEIIKCLCQDGYVPSYCTACYREGRTGDRFMQLAKSGQIHNICQPNSLLTFQEYLLDYADEEMRELGERTIAENLERIPRESTRKLTVKRLERVRNGERDLRF from the coding sequence ATGAGTCGAGTTACCGAAAGCGAACCTGCCCGTTTTATTCAGGATGAGGAGATTGCCGCGGCATTGGACTACGGAAAGAAGGCGGCGAATGACCACGGCATGGTTGAGGCGATATTGGAAAAAGCGATGGACTGCAAGGGGCTGACCGCCCTGGAAGCGGCCGTTCTGTTATACGTTGACGACGACGGCATTATGCAGCGGTTGTTCGCGGCTTCCAGACAGATTAAGGAGCGGATTTACGGCAACCGGATCGTACTGTTTGCCCCGCTTTATGTCAGCGACTACTGCGTCAATCACTGCGTTTATTGCGGATACAAGCATTCCAACACCGAGTTTGAGCGCCATCGCCTGACTATGGAGGAGATCGCCAAGGAAGTGAGCGTGCTGGAGTCGCTGGGCCACAAGCGCATCGTGATCGAGGCCGGCGAAGATCCCCGCCACTGCGACATCGACTATATCCTCGATTGCATCAACACCGCCTACGCAACCAAAACGGGCAACGGCAGCATCCGCCGGATCAACGTCAACATCGCGGCCACGACGGTGGAGGAATACCGCCTGCTTGCGGGAGCCGGCATCGGCACTTATATTTTGTTTCAGGAAACCTACCATCGCCCCAGCTACCAGCATTACCATCCCCGCGGACCCAAAAGGGACTACGACTGGCACACCACCGCCATGGACAGAGCGATGCGCGCCGGAATCGACGATGTCGGCATCGGCGTGCTTTACGGTCTTTACGACTATCATTACGAAACGGTCGCCATGCTGAAGCATGCCGAGCATCTGGAGGAAACCTTCGGCTGCGGTCCGCACACCATTTCCGTTCCGCGTCTGCGCGCGGCGGAAAATGTCCACCTCGACAACTACCCTTACCTTGTCAGCGACCGGGATTTCATGAAAGTGGTCGCCGTATTGCGTCTGGCGGTGCCTTATACCGGCATGATCCTGTCCACGCGCGAGGACCCGGAGCTGCGGGATGAAATCATTAAACTCGGCATCTCCCAAATCAGTGCGGGTTCCGCCACCGGTGTCGGCGGATACGCGGTCAACAAGGACAAGGACGACAACCCGCAGTTTCAGGTCGGAGACCATCGTTCGCCGCAGGAAATCATCAAGTGCTTATGCCAGGACGGCTACGTGCCCAGCTACTGCACCGCCTGCTATCGCGAGGGCCGGACAGGCGACCGGTTTATGCAGCTCGCCAAGTCCGGGCAGATCCATAACATCTGCCAGCCCAACTCCCTGCTTACCTTCCAGGAATATTTGCTGGATTATGCGGACGAAGAAATGCGCGAGCTCGGAGAACGGACGATTGCGGAAAATCTCGAACGCATCCCCCGCGAATCGACGCGCAAGCTGACGGTGAAGCGGCTGGAGCGAGTTCGTAACGGCGAAAGGGATTTGAGATTTTGA
- a CDS encoding 4Fe-4S dicluster domain-containing protein: protein MNSFVLADPDKCIGCHTCEAACAVAHSDQDFFRQTPGETEFYPRLTVVKTENITAPVQCRHCEDAPCANVCPNGSITSSGDGICINQDTCIGCKTCMLACPYGAIEMVPLYRDGEKQLQAGLRYNAAGAWIPKEKIVASKCDLCEGTPGGPACVSVCPTNALQLIVPARVQVSVAEKRAATAQALQLFGGVAR from the coding sequence ATGAACAGCTTTGTGCTTGCCGATCCCGATAAATGCATCGGCTGCCATACTTGCGAAGCGGCCTGCGCGGTGGCTCATTCGGACCAGGATTTTTTTCGGCAAACGCCCGGAGAGACGGAGTTCTACCCCCGGCTTACCGTTGTGAAGACGGAAAATATAACGGCTCCCGTGCAATGCCGGCATTGCGAGGATGCGCCGTGCGCCAATGTGTGCCCGAACGGCTCGATCACCAGCAGCGGCGACGGTATTTGCATCAATCAAGACACCTGTATTGGCTGCAAAACCTGCATGCTGGCTTGCCCGTACGGAGCGATCGAGATGGTGCCTTTGTATCGCGATGGAGAGAAACAGCTGCAGGCGGGGTTGCGCTATAACGCGGCTGGAGCTTGGATTCCCAAGGAAAAAATCGTGGCCAGCAAATGCGATCTGTGCGAGGGCACCCCCGGCGGGCCGGCCTGTGTAAGCGTCTGTCCGACCAATGCGCTGCAGCTTATCGTTCCCGCCCGCGTGCAGGTATCCGTCGCCGAAAAACGCGCGGCCACGGCTCAGGCCTTGCAGCTGTTTGGCGGGGTCGCCCGCTAG
- a CDS encoding [FeFe] hydrogenase, group A → MPSPSYDPIIHIDEQLCTGCKRCAFVCPVGAIHGDAGSPQTIDADRCVICGQCVQVCTAFAADYSEDYAAESAGESAGSGLAGGFEARERLAAKRALRGMPASVREPLFAAYSTGHALEVRQMLGRPGLHKVVQCAPAIRVSLAEEFGLPLGTLTPGKMAAALRRIGFDRIYDTNFGADLTVMEEGTELIRRVLDGERLPMFTSCCPAWVKHAETAAPELLDHLSSCKSPMQMAGALFKTYGAELAGVNPADIYSVAVMPCTCKKFECARPEMQASGYRDVDVVITTRELAYLIKDRGIDFAALPDEPFDAPLGEYSGAGTIFGVTGGVMEAAIRTGYELLTQQEIPRLQLDFVRGEEGIRTADVQVGELELKVAVVAGLQHVGPVLRAVADGTCPYHFIEVMACPAGCISGGGQPKLLTEQMRELAIRARKSAVYRHDAGLPVRKAHENPGIKKLYEDVLGEPLGSVSHHLLHTHFKSRRKPEEVSLKEEVKL, encoded by the coding sequence ATGCCAAGTCCTAGCTATGATCCGATAATTCATATCGATGAGCAATTGTGTACCGGCTGCAAGCGGTGCGCCTTCGTTTGTCCGGTCGGCGCGATTCACGGCGATGCCGGGAGTCCCCAGACGATCGACGCCGACCGCTGCGTGATTTGCGGGCAATGTGTCCAGGTGTGTACCGCCTTTGCCGCAGACTATAGCGAAGATTACGCCGCCGAATCGGCCGGGGAATCGGCGGGAAGCGGGCTTGCCGGCGGGTTCGAGGCGCGGGAGCGGCTGGCGGCGAAACGGGCGCTCCGGGGAATGCCCGCCAGTGTGCGGGAGCCGCTGTTTGCCGCTTATTCCACCGGGCATGCGCTTGAGGTCCGGCAAATGCTGGGCCGTCCCGGGCTGCACAAGGTCGTACAGTGCGCGCCGGCCATTCGCGTGTCGCTGGCAGAGGAGTTCGGCCTTCCACTGGGGACGCTGACGCCGGGCAAAATGGCGGCCGCGCTGCGGCGGATCGGGTTCGACAGAATTTACGACACGAATTTTGGCGCCGATTTAACGGTGATGGAGGAAGGGACGGAGCTGATCCGGCGGGTGCTGGACGGGGAACGGCTGCCGATGTTCACCTCCTGCTGCCCGGCCTGGGTGAAGCACGCCGAGACGGCGGCTCCGGAGCTGCTCGATCATTTGTCCAGCTGCAAATCGCCGATGCAGATGGCCGGGGCATTGTTTAAAACCTACGGCGCCGAGCTGGCCGGGGTGAACCCGGCGGACATTTACAGCGTGGCGGTCATGCCCTGCACCTGCAAAAAATTTGAATGTGCCCGTCCGGAGATGCAGGCCAGCGGATACCGCGACGTGGACGTGGTCATTACAACCCGTGAATTGGCCTATCTTATTAAAGACCGGGGGATCGATTTTGCCGCTTTGCCCGACGAACCGTTCGACGCTCCGCTTGGGGAATATTCGGGCGCAGGGACGATTTTCGGCGTGACCGGCGGCGTCATGGAAGCCGCGATCCGCACCGGGTACGAGCTGCTGACGCAGCAGGAAATTCCCCGGCTGCAGCTCGATTTCGTGCGCGGCGAGGAAGGCATTCGCACCGCGGACGTGCAGGTTGGCGAACTGGAGCTCAAAGTGGCGGTGGTCGCCGGACTGCAGCATGTCGGTCCCGTACTGCGGGCGGTGGCGGACGGGACTTGCCCGTATCATTTCATCGAAGTGATGGCTTGTCCGGCGGGCTGCATCAGCGGCGGGGGACAGCCGAAGCTGTTGACGGAGCAAATGCGCGAGCTTGCTATCCGGGCCCGGAAAAGCGCGGTTTACCGGCATGATGCCGGGCTGCCTGTACGCAAAGCGCATGAAAACCCGGGGATCAAAAAACTGTACGAAGATGTTTTGGGCGAGCCGCTGGGCAGCGTTTCGCACCATTTGCTGCATACCCATTTCAAGTCCCGGCGAAAGCCCGAGGAAGTAAGCCTTAAAGAGGAGGTCAAACTATGA
- a CDS encoding 4Fe-4S dicluster domain-containing protein, whose amino-acid sequence MGTGKMEANPFVIADAGKCIGCKACELACFAVHNRENGVSAAVGTITIPVIPRLYVTKAGRSAAPVQCRHCENAPCAAACPVGAIRQENGAILIDEERCIGCKACALACPFGAIALVKSYAHGREVLQSGLSAHTERGAEPKPRLVASKCDLCQSCAPLHTWAEVAGQTQGGAMEAGAVESRPAGRTLEPGAADAAASPACVAACPVGALSLVTGKPERTVRPFPDLKAMPF is encoded by the coding sequence ATGGGCACCGGAAAAATGGAGGCGAATCCGTTCGTCATCGCGGACGCCGGCAAATGTATCGGCTGCAAAGCCTGCGAGCTGGCCTGCTTTGCGGTGCATAACCGGGAGAACGGAGTGAGCGCCGCCGTCGGAACGATTACGATTCCGGTAATTCCTCGGTTGTACGTAACGAAGGCGGGGCGCTCCGCAGCGCCGGTGCAGTGCCGGCATTGCGAAAACGCACCCTGCGCGGCGGCTTGCCCGGTAGGGGCGATCCGCCAGGAAAACGGCGCCATTCTGATCGACGAGGAGCGCTGCATCGGCTGCAAGGCTTGTGCGCTGGCTTGTCCGTTTGGCGCGATCGCGCTGGTCAAATCGTATGCGCACGGCCGGGAAGTGCTGCAGAGCGGACTTTCGGCGCATACCGAACGCGGCGCGGAGCCCAAGCCGCGGCTGGTCGCCAGCAAATGCGACCTGTGCCAAAGCTGTGCGCCGCTGCACACATGGGCCGAAGTGGCGGGCCAAACGCAAGGCGGCGCCATGGAGGCGGGAGCGGTGGAATCGCGGCCTGCAGGCCGGACGCTGGAGCCGGGGGCAGCGGACGCCGCGGCGTCTCCCGCCTGCGTGGCCGCCTGTCCGGTCGGCGCGCTGTCCCTGGTAACGGGGAAGCCGGAGCGGACTGTACGTCCGTTTCCGGATTTAAAGGCAATGCCGTTTTAG